One genomic window of Sphingomonas ginsengisoli An et al. 2013 includes the following:
- a CDS encoding CoA pyrophosphatase has translation MTLAERLRAALSLPAPANLLPGDLLEGAGGAAVPAAVLVAITRRAEPGVILTVRRDDLRTHAGQVAFPGGRVDADDAHAAAAALREAEEEVGLDPSLVELWGSADPYRTVTNFSVVPVLGSVPPDLPLVPHEREVADLFEAPLAFLLDPANQRAVTAEFQGRMRTYYQIDWNNRRIWGATAAMLVNLSRRLQWS, from the coding sequence ATGACCCTCGCCGAGCGGCTACGCGCCGCGCTAAGCCTGCCCGCGCCGGCCAACCTGTTGCCGGGCGACCTGCTCGAAGGCGCAGGCGGCGCCGCGGTGCCGGCCGCGGTACTGGTAGCAATCACCCGCCGCGCCGAGCCGGGCGTGATCCTCACCGTCCGCCGCGACGACCTGCGCACCCATGCCGGGCAAGTCGCTTTCCCCGGCGGGCGGGTCGACGCGGACGATGCCCATGCCGCAGCAGCCGCATTGCGCGAAGCGGAGGAGGAAGTCGGCCTCGACCCCAGCCTCGTCGAATTGTGGGGCAGCGCGGACCCTTATCGCACCGTCACCAATTTCTCGGTCGTTCCAGTGCTGGGGTCGGTCCCGCCCGACCTCCCGCTGGTCCCGCACGAGCGCGAAGTCGCCGACCTGTTCGAGGCCCCGCTTGCCTTCCTGCTCGATCCCGCCAATCAGCGCGCGGTCACCGCCGAGTTCCAGGGCCGCATGCGCACTTATTATCAGATCGATTGGAATAATCGCCGCATCTGGGGCGCTACCGCAGCGATGCTCGTCAACCTCAGCCGGCGCCTCCAATGGAGTTGA
- a CDS encoding DUF1285 domain-containing protein has translation MPETLAPIDFAGRSIAAIAGDVADRTHAPVERWNPAHCGDSEMRIARDGRWYHQGVEIRRPALIRQLARILRREPDGSHVLVTPGERLTIAVELAAFTAIAMTSEGSGRTRRVALLLDSGDAVILGPDHPLRIDGDGVPLVAVRGGLEAALARPVYYELAEVALAEAADPPGFWSDGAFFALEA, from the coding sequence ATGCCCGAGACCCTTGCCCCGATCGACTTCGCCGGCCGCAGCATCGCCGCCATCGCCGGGGATGTCGCGGACCGCACCCATGCGCCGGTCGAGCGCTGGAACCCGGCGCATTGCGGCGACAGCGAAATGCGGATCGCACGCGACGGGCGCTGGTATCATCAGGGCGTCGAGATTCGCCGGCCGGCGCTGATCCGCCAGCTCGCCCGCATCCTGCGCCGTGAGCCCGATGGCAGCCACGTGCTGGTCACCCCGGGCGAGCGGCTGACCATCGCGGTCGAACTGGCCGCCTTCACCGCCATCGCCATGACCAGCGAGGGAAGCGGCCGCACGCGGCGCGTGGCGTTACTTCTCGACAGTGGCGATGCGGTGATCCTGGGGCCAGACCACCCGCTCCGGATCGACGGCGATGGCGTCCCGCTGGTGGCCGTTCGCGGCGGGCTCGAGGCGGCGCTCGCCAGGCCCGTCTATTACGAGCTGGCCGAAGTGGCGCTCGCAGAAGCCGCGGACCCGCCCGGCTTCTGGAGCGACGGCGCCTTTTTCGCGCTCGAGGCATGA
- a CDS encoding SDR family oxidoreductase → MLVERLLAANWAVLAHVHEVGDPVPAGAQSVVANLRDADCGKRILAACAEPPRLLVNCAARFAPDDLPGFDPQEFAAHMAINVAAPALLTKAFAAAAGSGSGDRLVVNILDAKLRAPNPDFLSYTLSKAALAALTELSARALAGQGVRVNGIAPALMLRSGEQSDANFERMHRHNPLGRGIDPEHVWQALRFLLDSPVVTGEVLTLDAGQRFMNLPRDVQFLDD, encoded by the coding sequence GTGTTGGTCGAGCGCCTGCTCGCCGCTAACTGGGCCGTGTTGGCGCATGTCCATGAGGTGGGCGACCCGGTGCCCGCCGGCGCGCAGTCGGTCGTCGCCAACCTTCGGGACGCCGATTGCGGGAAACGCATTCTCGCCGCCTGCGCCGAGCCGCCGCGACTTCTGGTCAACTGCGCCGCGCGATTCGCGCCCGATGATCTGCCCGGGTTCGATCCGCAGGAATTCGCGGCGCATATGGCGATCAACGTTGCCGCGCCGGCGCTGTTGACCAAGGCGTTCGCCGCCGCCGCGGGTTCCGGGAGCGGCGACCGGCTGGTGGTCAACATCCTCGATGCCAAGCTCCGGGCACCCAACCCCGACTTTCTCAGCTACACGTTGAGCAAGGCCGCACTGGCGGCACTGACCGAATTGTCGGCCCGCGCACTGGCCGGGCAGGGGGTGAGGGTCAATGGAATTGCCCCCGCGCTGATGCTCCGTTCGGGCGAGCAAAGCGACGCCAACTTTGAGCGGATGCACCGTCACAACCCGCTTGGTCGCGGGATCGATCCGGAGCATGTCTGGCAGGCGCTTCGCTTTCTGCTGGACTCGCCTGTCGTCACCGGCGAGGTGCTCACCCTCGACGCCGGGCAACGGTTCATGAACCTGCCGCGCGACGTGCAGTTTCTCGACGATTAG
- a CDS encoding dihydroneopterin aldolase, whose protein sequence is MSDLRPFIPRLDGMVPESLAVKSARIHLDSLEVQADIGFHDFEIGAPQRLLISVEVWLSEPLPTDDRAESAWNYDHLKREVERIAGARRFNLQETLLAEIYEWIAARDGVRALRVGSYKPDVYPSARGVGVEIASFAGAVP, encoded by the coding sequence GTGAGCGACCTCCGCCCCTTCATCCCACGGCTCGACGGAATGGTGCCCGAATCGCTCGCGGTCAAAAGCGCCAGGATCCACCTCGATTCGCTCGAAGTGCAGGCCGACATTGGCTTCCACGACTTCGAGATCGGCGCTCCGCAGCGGCTGCTGATCAGCGTCGAAGTATGGTTGAGCGAGCCGCTCCCGACCGACGATCGCGCCGAGAGCGCATGGAACTACGATCACCTTAAGCGGGAGGTCGAGCGGATTGCGGGCGCGCGCCGCTTCAACCTGCAGGAAACATTATTGGCGGAAATCTACGAGTGGATTGCTGCGCGGGACGGGGTGAGGGCGCTGCGGGTAGGCAGCTACAAGCCCGACGTGTACCCGAGTGCCCGTGGAGTCGGTGTGGAGATCGCGTCGTTTGCCGGCGCTGTCCCCTGA
- a CDS encoding TonB family protein, giving the protein MSYANRKQMSGNRTVAIVIVGLLHVLIGYALITGLAYNVIKKAAEDLKTFDVEDKPPPPPEEPPPPEQKQVETPPPPVVSPPPLVRSNVVTPVIQTAPVAPPVVITPTARPAPPAPPAPPPPPRVNQQAIAKGSIIGLFNDDDYPQDAIRNEQQGTTAVALTIGTDGRVSGCSVTSSSGSASLDSAACRIIRARARFTPAKDQNGNSIEGSYSQRISWRLPAGD; this is encoded by the coding sequence ATGTCTTACGCCAATCGCAAGCAGATGAGCGGAAATAGGACGGTCGCGATCGTGATCGTTGGCCTGCTTCACGTGCTTATCGGTTATGCCCTGATCACCGGGCTAGCTTACAACGTGATCAAGAAAGCCGCAGAGGATCTGAAGACGTTCGACGTCGAGGATAAGCCGCCGCCCCCGCCGGAAGAACCGCCGCCCCCGGAACAGAAGCAGGTGGAGACGCCGCCGCCGCCGGTGGTGTCGCCGCCGCCGCTGGTCCGCAGCAACGTGGTCACTCCGGTCATCCAGACCGCGCCTGTCGCGCCGCCGGTGGTGATCACCCCGACCGCGCGCCCGGCGCCGCCGGCGCCGCCGGCCCCGCCGCCGCCGCCGCGGGTCAACCAGCAGGCGATCGCCAAGGGTTCGATCATCGGCCTGTTCAACGATGACGACTATCCGCAGGACGCCATTCGTAACGAGCAGCAGGGCACGACCGCCGTGGCGCTGACGATCGGGACCGATGGCCGCGTGTCGGGCTGCAGCGTGACCAGTTCAAGCGGCTCGGCAAGCCTCGATTCGGCGGCCTGCCGGATCATCCGGGCGCGGGCTCGTTTCACCCCCGCCAAGGATCAGAACGGGAATTCGATCGAAGGGTCTTATTCCCAGCGCATCAGTTGGCGTTTGCCTGCCGGCGACTAA
- a CDS encoding MotA/TolQ/ExbB proton channel family protein, with protein MSFVTVLTAAAAGAPAPAGDNPYGLFQALKEGGVISWTVFIILVSFSVFSFYILFTKLFEQQKIISQGKKVRSSFWNSANLREASGKLDQRSAYRAIVDDALVAQDQHGKLTNPIDQHDWMANSLARSQGSIGARLGEGLAFLATVGSTAPFIGLFGTVIGIYRALIKIGAAGQASIGTVAGPVGEALIMTALGLVVAVPAVLAYNWLIRRNKSIMEDLAAFTNDLHGYIMSEGKVKPAMIAGGAAAAGSATVARGSQTRTAAAPTPAGTPPLTAGQTSTGQQAGGTGTTTVDRR; from the coding sequence ATGAGCTTCGTGACTGTGCTGACCGCCGCCGCCGCCGGAGCCCCGGCGCCCGCAGGCGACAACCCCTACGGCCTGTTCCAGGCGCTGAAGGAAGGCGGCGTCATCAGCTGGACCGTCTTCATCATCCTGGTGTCGTTCTCGGTTTTCTCCTTCTACATTCTGTTCACCAAGCTGTTCGAACAGCAGAAGATCATCAGCCAGGGTAAGAAGGTCCGTTCCAGCTTCTGGAACAGCGCCAACCTCCGCGAAGCCTCGGGCAAGCTCGACCAGCGCAGCGCTTATCGCGCGATCGTCGACGACGCGCTCGTCGCGCAGGACCAGCACGGCAAGCTGACCAACCCGATCGACCAGCACGACTGGATGGCCAATAGCCTCGCCCGTTCGCAGGGCTCGATCGGCGCCCGTCTCGGTGAGGGCCTCGCCTTCCTCGCGACCGTCGGTTCGACCGCGCCGTTCATCGGCCTGTTCGGCACCGTCATCGGCATCTACCGCGCGCTGATCAAGATCGGTGCGGCCGGTCAGGCTTCGATCGGCACCGTCGCCGGTCCGGTCGGTGAGGCGCTCATCATGACCGCGCTCGGCCTGGTCGTCGCGGTTCCGGCCGTGCTCGCCTACAACTGGCTGATCCGCCGCAACAAGTCGATCATGGAGGACCTCGCGGCCTTCACCAACGACCTGCACGGCTACATCATGTCGGAAGGCAAGGTTAAGCCGGCGATGATCGCCGGTGGCGCCGCTGCTGCCGGTTCGGCCACCGTCGCCCGCGGTTCGCAGACCCGCACTGCCGCTGCGCCGACCCCGGCCGGCACGCCGCCGCTGACCGCCGGTCAGACCTCGACCGGCCAGCAGGCCGGCGGCACCGGCACCACCACGGTGGATCGCCGCTAA
- a CDS encoding ExbD/TolR family protein: MAMTVGKEEGEDVPMSDINTTPLVDVMLVLLIIFLIAIPVVVETVPLTLPKVAYIPTETKPENVSLSVRNEKDGSCGVYWGMKKVNSQELLDLSVKKLKAAVDAAGGPDNLNEDNMPEAHIRADINTQYRCVGGAIFTMQRAGFARVGFISEPPPGYSAGRL; this comes from the coding sequence ATGGCAATGACAGTCGGCAAGGAAGAGGGCGAAGACGTCCCCATGTCGGACATCAACACCACGCCGCTGGTCGACGTGATGCTGGTGCTCCTGATCATCTTCCTGATCGCCATCCCGGTGGTGGTCGAGACCGTTCCGCTGACCTTGCCCAAGGTCGCCTACATCCCGACCGAAACCAAGCCCGAGAACGTCTCGCTGTCCGTGCGCAACGAAAAGGACGGCAGCTGCGGCGTTTACTGGGGGATGAAGAAGGTCAACTCGCAGGAACTGCTCGACCTTTCGGTCAAGAAGCTCAAGGCGGCGGTCGATGCGGCCGGCGGACCTGACAACCTCAACGAAGACAACATGCCCGAGGCGCACATCCGCGCGGACATCAACACCCAGTATCGTTGCGTCGGTGGAGCGATCTTCACCATGCAGCGGGCCGGGTTCGCACGGGTCGGCTTCATCTCCGAACCGCCTCCGGGTTACAGCGCAGGCCGCCTGTAA
- a CDS encoding ExbD/TolR family protein produces MQTTSNNAEGEPMMEINTTPLIDVMLVLIIMLIITIPIQTHAVKLDLPQNNNSTPPPIDPIKNKIVVTPEGAVLWNGTPVQLTQLRQYLDITQQMNPEPELHLQPDPAARYELVDQVLVVTKQAKVTKMGFVGNEAYGSF; encoded by the coding sequence ATGCAAACGACCAGTAACAACGCCGAAGGCGAACCGATGATGGAGATCAATACGACTCCATTGATCGACGTCATGCTGGTTTTGATCATCATGCTGATCATCACCATCCCGATCCAGACTCACGCGGTGAAGCTGGACCTTCCGCAGAACAACAACTCGACCCCGCCGCCGATCGACCCGATCAAGAACAAGATCGTGGTTACGCCGGAGGGCGCCGTGCTGTGGAACGGGACGCCGGTTCAGCTGACCCAGCTGCGCCAGTATCTCGACATCACCCAGCAGATGAACCCGGAGCCTGAGCTCCACCTCCAGCCCGACCCGGCCGCCCGCTACGAGCTGGTCGACCAGGTGCTGGTGGTGACCAAGCAGGCCAAGGTCACCAAGATGGGCTTTGTCGGCAACGAGGCTTACGGCAGCTTCTAA
- a CDS encoding polyhydroxyalkanoate depolymerase yields the protein MLYDAYEVQRSWLAGASRWADLSASWLNSAANPLRYTGMSPYIAASLDVFAHAAAPRGKPCFDLHTTVVDGKTVPVREEVVLRRPFGQLKHFARDGAPAGQPKLLIVAPMSGHYATLLRGTVERMLPGHDVFITDWQDAKLVPTAKGRFDLDDYIDYLVDFLGVIAERDDGEAAHMLAVCQPSVPALAAVALMNADGDPASPKSLTMMGGPIDTREAPTAVNTLATERPHAWFQQNVIATVPGIYPGAGRKVYPGFLQLAGFMTMNLGSHLLSHYEMYKHLVVGDEEGADATRAFYDEYRSVCDMTAEFYLQTVDVVFQRHALPKGEMTHRGRPVDPGAITRTALLAVEGERDDISGLGQTKAALTLATALPETKKQYLMADGVGHYGIFNGRKWRERIAPVVEEFITRNS from the coding sequence ATGCTCTACGACGCGTATGAAGTGCAGCGTTCCTGGCTTGCCGGGGCAAGCCGCTGGGCCGATCTTTCCGCCAGCTGGCTGAACAGCGCCGCCAACCCGCTGCGCTACACCGGCATGAGCCCCTACATCGCCGCCAGCCTCGACGTCTTCGCCCACGCCGCCGCGCCGCGCGGCAAGCCCTGCTTTGACCTCCATACGACCGTGGTCGACGGCAAGACGGTACCGGTGCGCGAGGAAGTGGTCCTGCGCCGCCCGTTCGGCCAGTTGAAGCATTTCGCCCGCGACGGCGCGCCCGCTGGCCAGCCCAAGCTGCTGATCGTTGCCCCGATGTCGGGGCACTACGCCACGCTGCTGCGCGGGACGGTCGAGCGGATGCTCCCCGGCCACGACGTTTTCATCACCGACTGGCAGGACGCCAAGCTGGTGCCGACCGCCAAGGGACGGTTCGATCTCGACGACTATATCGACTATCTGGTCGACTTTCTCGGCGTCATCGCCGAGCGCGACGATGGCGAGGCCGCGCACATGCTGGCGGTGTGCCAGCCGTCGGTCCCGGCGCTCGCCGCGGTGGCGCTGATGAACGCCGACGGCGATCCCGCTTCGCCTAAATCACTGACCATGATGGGCGGGCCGATCGACACGCGCGAGGCGCCGACCGCGGTCAACACGCTGGCGACCGAGCGCCCGCACGCCTGGTTCCAGCAGAACGTCATCGCCACCGTCCCCGGCATCTATCCGGGCGCCGGGCGCAAGGTCTATCCGGGCTTCCTCCAGCTCGCCGGTTTCATGACCATGAACCTCGGCAGCCACCTCCTTAGCCACTATGAGATGTACAAGCATCTGGTGGTCGGGGACGAGGAAGGCGCCGACGCCACCCGCGCCTTCTACGACGAATATCGCTCGGTCTGCGACATGACCGCCGAATTCTATCTGCAGACCGTCGACGTCGTCTTCCAGCGGCACGCGCTGCCCAAGGGCGAGATGACGCATCGCGGCCGCCCGGTCGATCCGGGCGCGATCACCCGCACCGCTTTGCTCGCGGTCGAAGGCGAGCGCGACGACATCAGCGGGCTCGGCCAGACCAAGGCCGCGCTGACCCTCGCCACCGCGCTGCCCGAGACGAAGAAGCAGTATCTGATGGCCGATGGCGTCGGCCACTACGGCATCTTCAACGGCCGCAAATGGCGCGAGCGCATCGCCCCGGTGGTCGAAGAATTCATCACCCGCAACAGCTAG